The genomic interval CGTGTCGGGGTGGTCTGCCACCTCCGCGAGCGCCGCCACGACCTCACGGGGGTTCTCGGGAAGCGCGGGGAAGCGGTCGGTCCCACCGAACCGGGCGAGGTACTCCGACCCGCCCAACCGCGCGCCGCCGTCGTCTCCGACGACGAGCAGGGCCCCCTCGCCAGAGAGCGAGGCGGGCGGCGCTTCGAACCCGTCCTTCGTGCCGGTCATCGCGAGCGTCGGGGTCGGCGGAATCGGCCCCGAGGGCGAATCGTTGTAGAGCGAGACGTTACCGCCGACGACCGGCGCGCCGAGCGCCGCACACATATCTGCGAGACCGTCCACGATACCCTTGAAACCGCCGTACACGTCGGGTTTCTCGGGGTTGCCGCCGTTGAGGCAGTCCACGGCGGCGAGCGGTGTCGCTCCCTTCGCCGCGAGGTTGGTCGCATTTTCGAGCGCCACCGCGCGAGCGCCGTCGTAGGGCGCGGCGGTCGTCCAGTTGGGGTCTGCGCCCGACGAGAAGGCCAGCCCCTTCTCTGCGTCCCGGAGCGCCAACACCGCCGAATCGTCGCCCGGCCCGGTCGCGGTCCGGACCTGCACCTCGTGGTCGTACTGGCGGTAGACCCACCGCTTGCTCGCGGTGTTGGGGCTGGAGACGACCGCCTCGAACGCCGATTCGAGGTCGGAATCTGGGAGGTCGCGGTCGGGCTGGGTCGGCTCCTCGGCGGGCAGGTCGTTCATCGGCGCGCCGTCGGCGAGGAACTCCGGCGGTGCGTCGACCACCACGTCGCCCTCGAACGTGCAGACGTAGTTGCCCTCGGTCACTTCGCCGATGACCGAGCAACCGAGGTCGTACTTCTCGGCGACCTGCTCTACCGCGTCGACGTTCTCGGGGCGGACCTCGTAGCACATCCGCTCTTGGGACTCGGCGAGCAGGATTTCCAGCGCGTTCATGTTCGGCTCGCGCTGGTGGACTCGTTCGAGTTCGATCTCGCAACCGAGACCGCCCTTGGCGACCATCTCGGAGGACGCGCCACCGAGTCCGGCCGCGCCGAGGTCGCGGGCCGCCTCCACGAGGTCGCGGTCGAGCAGGGCCTCGTTGGCTTCGATCAGGAGCTTCTCGGTGTAGGGGTCGCCGACCTGGACCGCCGGGCGGTCCTCGGTCTCGGCGTCCTCCGAGAGGTCCTCGCTGGCGAAACTCGCGCCGCCGAGGCCGTCCCGGCCGGTCGCGTTCCCGACGAGGACGAGCGCGTTTCCGAGCTCTTTCGCGTCGGCCGTGACGAGGCGCTCGTCGTCGAGCAGGCCCACGCAGGCCACGTTGACGAGGGGATTGCCCTCGTAGTCGTCGTGGAACGCGGTGCTACCGGCCACGGTCGGCACGCCGATGGAGTTGCCGTAGTCCGAGATTCCCTCGACGACGCCCTCCAGCAGGTAGCGCGAGTGCTCGCGGTCGAAGTCGCCGAAGTACAGCGAGTCGGCGAGCGCGATGGGGTACGCGCCCATCGAGAGGGTGTCGCGGACGATGCCGCCGACGCCGGTGGCCGCGCCGTCGTAGGGGTCCACGAACGAGGGGTGGTTGTGGCTCTCGATACCCATCGTGACGTAGGTGTCGTCGGTGACCGCGACCACCGCCGCGTCGTCGCCCGGCCCGACGACGACCTGCTCGCCCGACGAGTCGAACGCCGAGAGCAGGGGTCGCGAGGAGCGGTACGCGCAGTGTTCGCTCCAGAGGTTCTCGAACAGGGCTGACTCCGCCGGGGTCGGCTCCCGGCCGAGTTCGTCGACGACCCGTTCGCGGTCTGGCTCGGAGAGGCTCATTCACTCTCCTGTACAGACAGCGCGGATTAATGCCTTTCTATACGCAAGTACGTGTATACCACCAGCGGCCGTCCCGGTCGTCGGCTCGCGTCGGCGACCGTGACGGGAACAAGGCGGTCTGAGGATGGAAAAATCGGCAGTCCGGCGCGAAATAGTCGGAAATCCATTACTAATGCCGTTCGACGTACAACTCATAAATCCTATTTCGATATATAGAAAGTCATCGCGTGCGGCTCACTCAGGACGGCCGGAATCCGCCCGGAGGCGGCGACTCGGCCCGGGAATTCTCCGCCGAGACCGACCGCGCCGCCGTACCGAGTCGCTTTTGCCACCGCCCTGCCAACCCTCTCCCGTGCTATCGGTCGAGCTTCACGCCCACTCGTCGCTCTCGTACGACGGCCGCGACGACGTCGACCTCCTGCTGGAGCAGGCGGCGGCCGTCGGACTCGACGCGCTGGCCATCACCGACCACGACGAAATCGACGCGAGCCTCGAAGCCGCCGAAAAGGCCGACGAGTACGGCCTCGTCGCCATTCCGGGAATCGAGATCAGCTCTGCGGCGGGCCACGTCCTCGGTCTCGGCGTGCGCGAGCGGGTCCCCGCCGGACTCTCGTTCGGGGAGACGCTCGAACGGATTCGAGATCAGGGCGGCGTCGCGGTCGTCCCCCACCCGTTCCAGAAGTCCCGCAGCGGCGTCATGGCGAACATCACCGAGACCGAACTCGCGACCGCCGACGCCATCGAGGTGTACAACTCCCGGTTGTTGACCGGCCGCGGGAACCGAAAGGCGAGGGAGTTTGCCGAGCGCCGCGGTCTCCCCCAGACCGCCGGGAGCGACGCCCACATCAGCGAGATGGTCGGGCAGGCCGTCACCTGCATCGACGCCGAGGAGCCCACCACCGAGGCCGTCCTCGACGCGATTCGCGAGGGACGGACCACGGTCGAGGGCAAGCGGACCCCGTGGCGGATCAGCTTCCGACAGGCCGCGGGCGGGGCCAAGCGCCGGGTGAAGAACCGACTCGCTGAACTCCTATGATGCGCGGCGCGTCGGCTGACCGGGTCGCGGGGGCCCTCGCCGACCGCGACCCGCTCCCGGGCGCGGATTCCGGCGCTCGCGCCGGAATCCGCGGTTTCGCCGGAGAACTCCCCGACGGCCGACTCGTCCGCGACGTGCTCGGCCGCCAGCCGCTTTTCGTCGAGGGCGGCGAGTCGGGCGGAAGCGACTGGTCGTTCTCGCCCGCCGACCTCGCCGACCCCGAACCCCTCCCGGCGGGATGCGTGCGCTCGGAATCGGGCGTCGAGCGGGTCTTCTCGCTCCCGGAGCCTTCACCGACCCGCGAGGGCGTCCCGGACCGCGACCGCGCGGTCGCGGTCCGGGACGCCCTCGCGGGAAGCCTCGATTCGGTGGCCGAAGCCGAGGTCGAGAGCGAGGCCGAGGACGCCGACGAAGGCGACCTCGCGGTCGCCTTCTCCGGCGGCGTGGACTCGACGGTCGTCGCGAGCGCCATCGACGCGCCCCTCTACGTCGTCGGGTTCCCGGACAGCCACGACGTGAGCGCTGCCCGGCGGGCCGCCCGACTCATGGGCCGCGAGGACGACCTCCGGGTGGTCGAACTCGACGCCTCGGACCTCGAACGCGCGGTCCCCGAGGTCGCCCGCGCGACCGGCCGGACGAACGCGATGGACGTTCAGATAGCGCTCCCACTCTTTCTCGCGGGCCAGCGGGCGGCCCGCGACGGCCACGACCGCCTCGCGGTCGGACAGGGGGCCGACGAACTGTTCGGCGGCTACGCCAAGGTGGCCCGCGCGCCCGAGGACCCCCGAGTCGAGGCCGACACGGTCCGGGGGGCCACCCGCGAGGTGATCCGCACCCTCCCCGCCCAACTGGAGCGGGACGTGCTCGCGCTCCGGGCGGCGGGCGTCGAACCCGTCGCGCCCCTGCTCGACGACCGGGTGGTTCGGGCGGCGCTCGGGCTTCCGGGCGACCTGCTCGTGGACTCGCGGGGCGAGCGCAAGAAGGCGCTCCGGCTCGCCGCCCGCGAGTTCGTCCCCGACTCGGTGGCGTTCCGCGAGAAGAAGGCGGTCCAGTACGGGAGTCTGGTCGCCCGGGAACTCGACCGGCTGGCTCGACGGGCGGGGTTCAAGCGCCGGATGGACGACCACGTCTCGAAGTACGTCGAGTCGCGGGTCGGCGGTTAGGAGTCGCTCGCCAGTCGGTCGAGCGTCGCCGCGACCTCCTCGTCCGCGGAGAACGTGAGTCGCTGGCGCTCGTTGTCGATGACGACGGTCACGGTCGCTTCCTGCGAGTAATCTCCGACGACGCGTCCGCCGACGAGCATGACGAGCGAGAGCGCGATAAGCCCGACCCCGTCGACCGCACTCCGGGTCACCACGACGAGACCGACGAGCAGACCGACGCCGCCACAGACCAGAAGCGGCGTCGAGAGGTTCGCGCTCACGCCCGCGTCGACCTCGACCGCGCGGACGTGGTCCCACCCGACCGAGGTGGTCGTCTCGCCGGTCGAGAACAGGAGCCGCCGGTCGGTCGCGGCGAACGACGACGGCGAGGGCCGAATCCCCGACTCGTTGGCCCACCGCGCCTGCGCCGCGGTCCACGAACAGCGGACCTCTTCGCCGGGGGCCAGCGCGTCGGCGAATCGGCCGACTGCATCGTCCTCGGAGCGCTCCGGGCGCTGGTCTCCGACCGACCCTGCACTCATGTACGGAAACCATGGTTTCCGGGGGATAATTAAGCTTGCCGAGCCCGAAAGCTCCGGGGAACGGTATCCGAAGGAAAGGGGAACGATACTCGGAGGAAAGGTGAAACCGTGCTGGGGAAAACGCCGCGACAGACTCGCGGTCAGCGTGCTTGCACTCGCTCGATGGCCTCCGCGCCGAGTTCGACGACTTCGCTCGTGAGACCGTCGAACCGCCGGAGGTCCTCGCGGCCGAACCACTCCCACTCGTCGGCGCTCGCCTCGCCGTCGGCGGGCGAGATATCGCGGTTCTCAGCCTCCCCGAAGTAGACGAAGTCGACGTGCTGGTGGCCGACCTCGCCGTCGGGGTAGACGTCGATGTCGAACAGCATCACATGCTCGGGCGGCGGGAGTTCACGCCCCGCCTCGACGGCGAGGCCGGTCTCGGGTTCGAGGATGTCCACGTCGAGGCCGGTCTCCTCGCGGACCTCCCGGCGGGCGGTCTCGCGGGGTCGTTCGTCGCGGCCGACGTGGCCCCCCGGCGGGAGCCACATGTCGAGTCGGTCGTGGTGGTGCAGGGCGACCGCGCCGTCGTGGACGACGTAGACGGTCGCGGTGAAGTGGCGCGTGGTCTCCATGCCGGAGAGATGTCGGAGTCGGGATTTGCGAGTTACGGTCCGGTCCAGTCGGGTCCGGTCCGGTCCACTCGCGCTACCTTATCGGTCGAGAAGCGCGCGGGCGTCGGCTCGGATGCGGTCCATCACCGCCGGTTCGGTCCCATCCGGGAGGTCGAGGTGCTCGAAGTCGTTCATGATGCGAACCATCGCCAGCGCCTCGTAGACCGGTTCGGGGGTCGAAACCGATTCGGCGCGGTTCGGGGCCACCGCGCGATACCCCGACAGCATCGCTTCGCGGACCAGCGAGCGCCGGTCCGACACGTCGGCAAGCCCCGAGAGGAAGGCCCCGCCGAAGAGGTAGACGGCGAACTCGAAGTCGTAGGCCGGTGGCACGGCGAGCGTGTAGCCCCAGTCGAGCATCGCGGTGATCTCGCCCGTTTCCGGGTCGACGAGGAGGTTGTGGAGTCCGTGGTCGTTGCGCCCCAGAACGGGGTCGAAGGGACCGTCGAGGCTCGCGATGCCCGCTTCGAACCACCGGGTCAGTTCGGGCGTCAGGTCCGAGAACCGCGAGTCGGCGTGTCGGTCGAGTTCCGGGTCGACGCGCTCGCGGAGGTACGTCGGCCAGTCGTCGTGCGGTTCGCTGACCGTCAGGTCCGCCGGGTCGCCCGCGGGGCGCTCGCCGGTCAGTTCGGGACCGCTGTGGCGGGCGTGTCCGAAGCTCTCTACCGCCGGAACCGAGTGTAGTTCGGCCAGGTACTGCCCCGTCTCTCGGGCGAGTCGTTCGAGCGCATCGTCAGCGAGTCGACCGACGCGTTCGTAGGCGACCTCCTCGCCGGGGAGCGCGCTCATCAGGTAGTGAGGCGTCGGGAGCGTCTCGTGGGCGTCGGTGACGGCGACCACTTCCGGAACCGGAATCGACGTGTGCGCCCGGAGAACCGCCTGAATTCGGGCTTCGGTCGGAACTGCCCAATCTCGGCCGTCCGGCGAGGCCTTCAGGTACAGTCGTCTCGTCGTGTCGCCGTCGGCGACCGCGAGTCGGTAGACCGAACAGAACCCCCGTTCGGCCGGAGTCGCCTCCCGGAGTTCCCACGCCGGGTCGGCCGACTCGACTACCTCCCGAAGGGTCGAGTCCGGAATCGCTCGCGCCTCGGGGACCTCGTCCATAATCCGGGTAGCGAGTCGTCGATTAGAATCCTTTCGGTGGTGTGGGGCCGACTCACGCACCGACGGTCGTGCCGAGTGAAACGGAAAATTAGGGCGCGATGGCGTCCTCTTTGGCTTCCAGCAGTTCGTGATACCGGTTCCGAATCGTGACCTCGCTGATGTCCGAGACGTCGCTGACCTCGCTCTGGGTCACCTTCTCGTTGCTGAGCAGGGCGGCGGCGTAGACGGCCGCGGCCGCGAGTCCCACGGGCGACTTCCCGCTGTGGATGCCCTTCTCGGTCGCGGTGTCGAGGAGGTCGCGCGCGCGGCGCTCGACCTCCTCGCTCACGCCGAGGTCGGAGACGAACCGCGGGACGTAGCTCTTGGGGTCGGCGGGCTGAATCTGGAGACCCAGCTCGCGAACCACGTAGCGGTAGGTTCGGGCGATCTCGTCCTTCTCGACCCGCGAGACGTTGCTGATTTCGTCGAGGCTCCGCGGGGTCCCGGCCTGTCGCGCGGCGGCGTAGAGCGCGCTGGTGGCGACGCCCTCGATGGAGCGACCGGGCAGGAGGTCCTCGTCGAGCGCGCGCCGGTAGATGACGCTGGCGGTCTCCCGGACGTTGTCCGGCAGGCCGAGCGCGCTCGCCATGCGGTCGATCTCGCCGAGCGCCTGCTTCAGATTCCGTTCCTTCGAATCGCGGGTGCGGAACCGTTCGTTCCACTTGCGCAGACGCTGCATCTTCTCGCGCTGGCGGCTTCCGAGGGAGTTGCCGTAGGCGTCCTTGTCCTGCCAGCCGATGTTGGTCGACAGCCCCTTGTCGTGCATCGTGTTGGTGGTCGGGGCGCCCACCCGGGACTTCTCGTCTTTCTCCTTGGCGTCGAACGCCCGCCACTCCGGGCCGGGGTCGATCTGTCCTTCGTCGACCACGAGGCCGCACTCCGCGCAGACGGTCTCCCCGCGTTCCTCGTCGGAGACGAGGTTGCCGCCGCACTCGGGACAGCGGTGCTCCTCCCGCTCACTTCGTTCGCGTTCCGTTTCGTCGTTCGTGTGTTCGTCGGCTCGGTTACGGGTGCGTGTATCGGTCATGGTCTGGGTATGGGCGAGATAGCCAACGGTAGACGGTGCGCTGGACCGCAGGTGTAGAAGACAGTATTTTATAATAGCCGATACAACTTAAATACTTCGGCTCGGCGAACGCCGGGTCGTTCGACAGACCGAATTCTCGTCGGCCGAAACTGTCGTATTCAGTCCTTAACGGTTTTGCCCTCTAGATGCAATTCTCCGACTTTTTAAATACGACTTTCCGAGAGGTCCCGTATCGAAACCCTTACCGCTGGCCCGCGAAACCCTACGAGTATGAGCGAGACGTCGCCCGGCCCCGAGGAGGTCCGCCACGTCGCTCGCCTCGCGCGCGTCGGACTCGACGACGACGAGGTCGAGCGGTTCACCGACCAGTTCGCCGACATCCTCGACTACTTCGAGACGCTGGACGAGGTGCCCGAGGTCGACCGCGAGGCCGACCTCGTGAACGTGATGCGCGACGACGAGGTGCGCGAGTCGCTGAGCCCGGAGGAGGCGCTGGCGAACGCGCCCGAGACCGAGGACGGCTACTTCAAGGGCCCGAACGTCTCGTAATCGCCAATCATGAGTACGGACCACAACATCTTCGTCACCGAGGAGACCGTCGAGGGCGAGTCCGAGGGTCCCCTCGCCGACGCCACCGTCGCGGTCAAGGACA from Halorussus salilacus carries:
- a CDS encoding NUDIX hydrolase, which encodes METTRHFTATVYVVHDGAVALHHHDRLDMWLPPGGHVGRDERPRETARREVREETGLDVDILEPETGLAVEAGRELPPPEHVMLFDIDVYPDGEVGHQHVDFVYFGEAENRDISPADGEASADEWEWFGREDLRRFDGLTSEVVELGAEAIERVQAR
- the gatC gene encoding Asp-tRNA(Asn)/Glu-tRNA(Gln) amidotransferase subunit GatC; this encodes MSETSPGPEEVRHVARLARVGLDDDEVERFTDQFADILDYFETLDEVPEVDREADLVNVMRDDEVRESLSPEEALANAPETEDGYFKGPNVS
- the purL gene encoding phosphoribosylformylglycinamidine synthase subunit PurL; the encoded protein is MSLSEPDRERVVDELGREPTPAESALFENLWSEHCAYRSSRPLLSAFDSSGEQVVVGPGDDAAVVAVTDDTYVTMGIESHNHPSFVDPYDGAATGVGGIVRDTLSMGAYPIALADSLYFGDFDREHSRYLLEGVVEGISDYGNSIGVPTVAGSTAFHDDYEGNPLVNVACVGLLDDERLVTADAKELGNALVLVGNATGRDGLGGASFASEDLSEDAETEDRPAVQVGDPYTEKLLIEANEALLDRDLVEAARDLGAAGLGGASSEMVAKGGLGCEIELERVHQREPNMNALEILLAESQERMCYEVRPENVDAVEQVAEKYDLGCSVIGEVTEGNYVCTFEGDVVVDAPPEFLADGAPMNDLPAEEPTQPDRDLPDSDLESAFEAVVSSPNTASKRWVYRQYDHEVQVRTATGPGDDSAVLALRDAEKGLAFSSGADPNWTTAAPYDGARAVALENATNLAAKGATPLAAVDCLNGGNPEKPDVYGGFKGIVDGLADMCAALGAPVVGGNVSLYNDSPSGPIPPTPTLAMTGTKDGFEAPPASLSGEGALLVVGDDGGARLGGSEYLARFGGTDRFPALPENPREVVAALAEVADHPDTLAVHDVSHGGLAVALAEMVTDEAGATVELSGDASSAELLFAETPGRAVVETTDPDAVGEAFEGVAPVEEVGAADSSAALDLTVDDETLSYDASEISDLRDVLARELD
- a CDS encoding asparagine synthase C-terminal domain-containing protein, with translation MRGASADRVAGALADRDPLPGADSGARAGIRGFAGELPDGRLVRDVLGRQPLFVEGGESGGSDWSFSPADLADPEPLPAGCVRSESGVERVFSLPEPSPTREGVPDRDRAVAVRDALAGSLDSVAEAEVESEAEDADEGDLAVAFSGGVDSTVVASAIDAPLYVVGFPDSHDVSAARRAARLMGREDDLRVVELDASDLERAVPEVARATGRTNAMDVQIALPLFLAGQRAARDGHDRLAVGQGADELFGGYAKVARAPEDPRVEADTVRGATREVIRTLPAQLERDVLALRAAGVEPVAPLLDDRVVRAALGLPGDLLVDSRGERKKALRLAAREFVPDSVAFREKKAVQYGSLVARELDRLARRAGFKRRMDDHVSKYVESRVGG
- a CDS encoding transcription initiation factor IIB encodes the protein MTDTRTRNRADEHTNDETERERSEREEHRCPECGGNLVSDEERGETVCAECGLVVDEGQIDPGPEWRAFDAKEKDEKSRVGAPTTNTMHDKGLSTNIGWQDKDAYGNSLGSRQREKMQRLRKWNERFRTRDSKERNLKQALGEIDRMASALGLPDNVRETASVIYRRALDEDLLPGRSIEGVATSALYAAARQAGTPRSLDEISNVSRVEKDEIARTYRYVVRELGLQIQPADPKSYVPRFVSDLGVSEEVERRARDLLDTATEKGIHSGKSPVGLAAAAVYAAALLSNEKVTQSEVSDVSDISEVTIRNRYHELLEAKEDAIAP
- a CDS encoding phosphotransferase family protein, which encodes MDEVPEARAIPDSTLREVVESADPAWELREATPAERGFCSVYRLAVADGDTTRRLYLKASPDGRDWAVPTEARIQAVLRAHTSIPVPEVVAVTDAHETLPTPHYLMSALPGEEVAYERVGRLADDALERLARETGQYLAELHSVPAVESFGHARHSGPELTGERPAGDPADLTVSEPHDDWPTYLRERVDPELDRHADSRFSDLTPELTRWFEAGIASLDGPFDPVLGRNDHGLHNLLVDPETGEITAMLDWGYTLAVPPAYDFEFAVYLFGGAFLSGLADVSDRRSLVREAMLSGYRAVAPNRAESVSTPEPVYEALAMVRIMNDFEHLDLPDGTEPAVMDRIRADARALLDR
- a CDS encoding PHP domain-containing protein — its product is MLSVELHAHSSLSYDGRDDVDLLLEQAAAVGLDALAITDHDEIDASLEAAEKADEYGLVAIPGIEISSAAGHVLGLGVRERVPAGLSFGETLERIRDQGGVAVVPHPFQKSRSGVMANITETELATADAIEVYNSRLLTGRGNRKAREFAERRGLPQTAGSDAHISEMVGQAVTCIDAEEPTTEAVLDAIREGRTTVEGKRTPWRISFRQAAGGAKRRVKNRLAELL